A stretch of the Methanosarcinales archaeon genome encodes the following:
- a CDS encoding 4Fe-4S binding protein yields MKIIIGGAVEPGTTRVNKTGGWRNFRPLYHQDKCIKCGLCSLLCPDCSIEELEDKYVVFDFDFCKGCGICANECPSDAIEMVLEEK; encoded by the coding sequence ATGAAGATAATTATTGGCGGGGCTGTTGAGCCCGGGACCACCAGGGTGAATAAGACCGGGGGCTGGAGGAACTTCAGGCCTTTGTATCATCAGGATAAGTGTATCAAATGCGGTCTGTGTTCACTATTGTGCCCGGATTGCAGTATTGAAGAGCTGGAAGACAAATACGTGGTTTTTGATTTTGATTTTTGCAAAGGATGCGGTATCTGCGCCAACGAATGCCCCAGTGATGCTATAGAGATGGTACTGGAGGAGAAATAA
- a CDS encoding pyruvate ferredoxin oxidoreductase subunit gamma → MKEIRIHGRGGQGSVTAAELLAVAAFEDGKYCQAFPAFGVERRGAPVTAFTRIDDIPIRLRSQIYEPDYIIVQDPTLIDVVDVAAGAKQNGKILINTEFSPESFKLDTQADVLTIDATRIALDIIGRPIVNTILLGAFAGATGEIRVESIQNAVHKRFPGPVGEKNSQAVLEAYKRMEAAK, encoded by the coding sequence TTGAAAGAAATACGTATCCATGGCCGTGGTGGACAGGGGTCTGTCACTGCAGCCGAATTACTTGCAGTTGCTGCATTTGAGGATGGCAAATATTGCCAGGCTTTCCCTGCTTTTGGAGTGGAACGAAGAGGTGCCCCCGTAACCGCTTTTACAAGGATCGACGACATTCCGATCAGGCTTCGCAGCCAGATATACGAACCAGATTATATTATTGTCCAGGATCCAACATTGATTGACGTAGTGGATGTAGCTGCCGGAGCCAAACAAAACGGTAAGATCCTTATCAATACTGAATTCTCACCTGAATCCTTCAAACTGGATACACAGGCAGATGTCTTGACCATTGATGCCACCAGGATAGCCCTCGACATTATTGGCCGACCTATCGTGAATACGATATTGCTGGGAGCATTTGCCGGTGCCACTGGGGAGATCAGGGTGGAGAGCATCCAGAACGCTGTACACAAACGTTTCCCAGGGCCAGTGGGTGAGAAGAACTCACAGGCTGTACTTGAAGCTTATAAACGAATGGAGGCGGCAAAATGA